A genomic region of Staphylococcus roterodami contains the following coding sequences:
- a CDS encoding GrpB family protein, translating to MYSNVQPFINNDSNYDFHTQYTNIKSLLFNLLDSPVKYTKHIGGTYHFMYSTEPILDILVGVENLHDITALDEKRLNYVGFYRLHHKYNKKVMMAKFNNYHDLKQEVRLHIIQMNTSTFESYIALDHVLSSNNEIALLFNSKKQQILQHSPSIRQYEIQKQQYFEKLCKKYL from the coding sequence ATGTATTCAAATGTTCAACCATTCATTAATAATGATTCAAATTATGACTTTCATACGCAATATACAAACATAAAATCATTATTATTCAATTTATTAGACAGCCCTGTAAAATATACAAAACATATCGGTGGTACGTATCACTTTATGTATTCAACTGAGCCGATTTTAGATATTTTAGTTGGTGTTGAAAATTTACATGATATCACTGCACTCGATGAAAAACGTTTAAATTATGTTGGTTTTTACCGCCTTCACCATAAATATAATAAAAAAGTTATGATGGCAAAGTTTAACAATTATCATGATTTAAAACAAGAAGTACGCTTACATATAATCCAAATGAATACGTCTACATTCGAATCATATATTGCACTTGATCATGTCTTATCTAGTAACAACGAAATAGCCTTGCTGTTCAATTCTAAGAAACAGCAAATTTTACAACACTCTCCATCAATAAGACAATATGAGATTCAAAAGCAACAATACTTCGAAAAACTATGTAAAAAATATTTATAA
- a CDS encoding CHY zinc finger protein yields MPIVYGSLIDTETRCRHYFTEQDIIAIKFKCCNKYYPCYKCHNEFEKHTIKRWPERTFNEKAILCGVCQHELTINEYMMVEHCPNCHSKFNNRCKYHYHIYFEI; encoded by the coding sequence ATGCCTATAGTTTATGGTTCTTTGATTGATACAGAAACACGTTGTCGCCATTATTTTACCGAACAAGATATTATTGCGATTAAGTTTAAGTGCTGCAATAAATATTATCCATGCTATAAGTGTCATAATGAATTTGAAAAGCATACTATTAAACGTTGGCCAGAACGTACATTTAATGAAAAAGCAATTTTGTGCGGAGTATGCCAACATGAATTGACAATTAACGAGTACATGATGGTAGAGCATTGTCCAAATTGTCATTCAAAGTTTAACAATCGCTGTAAATATCACTATCATATTTATTTTGAAATTTAA
- a CDS encoding UDP-N-acetylmuramate dehydrogenase, with protein sequence MINKDIYQALQQLIPNEKIKVDEPLKRYTYTKTGGNADFYITPTKNEEVQAVVKYAYQHGIPVTYLGNGSNIIIREGGIRGIVISLLPLDHIEVSDDAIIAGSGAAIIDVSRVARDHALTGLEFACGIPGSIGGAVYMNAGAYGGEVKDCIDYALCVNEQGALIKLTTKELELDYRNSIIQKEHLVVLEAAFTLAPGNMTEIQAKMDDLTERRESKQPLEYPSCGSVFQRPPGHFAGKLIQDSNLQGHRIGGVEVSTKHAGFMVNVDNGTATDYEDLIHYVQKTVKEKFDIELNREVRIIGEHPKES encoded by the coding sequence GTGATAAATAAAGACATCTATCAAGCGTTACAACAACTTATTCCTAATGAAAAAATTAAAGTTGATGAACCTTTAAAACGATACACTTATACAAAAACTGGTGGTAATGCAGATTTTTATATTACCCCTACTAAAAATGAAGAAGTACAAGCCGTTGTGAAATATGCCTATCAACATGGCATTCCTGTAACTTATTTAGGAAATGGCTCTAACATTATTATTCGCGAGGGAGGTATTCGTGGTATTGTCATAAGCTTATTACCATTAGACCACATTGAAGTGTCTGACGATGCTATTATAGCTGGTAGTGGTGCTGCTATCATTGACGTCTCTCGCGTTGCTAGAGATCATGCTTTAACAGGCTTAGAGTTTGCATGTGGCATCCCCGGTTCTATTGGTGGTGCTGTCTATATGAATGCTGGTGCTTATGGTGGCGAAGTGAAAGATTGTATTGATTACGCACTATGTGTCAACGAACAAGGCGCACTTATTAAACTCACAACAAAAGAATTAGAATTAGACTATCGCAACAGTATAATTCAAAAAGAACATTTGGTTGTATTAGAAGCTGCATTCACACTAGCTCCAGGAAATATGACTGAAATACAAGCTAAAATGGATGACTTAACAGAACGTCGTGAATCAAAACAACCTTTAGAATATCCTTCTTGTGGTAGCGTATTCCAAAGACCACCAGGACATTTTGCTGGTAAATTAATACAAGATTCTAATTTGCAAGGCCATCGAATTGGTGGTGTTGAAGTGTCAACTAAACACGCCGGCTTCATGGTGAATGTTGATAATGGCACTGCTACAGATTACGAAGATCTTATCCATTACGTACAAAAGACTGTTAAAGAAAAATTTGATATTGAGTTAAATCGTGAAGTTCGTATTATTGGCGAACATCCAAAGGAATCATGA
- a CDS encoding siderophore ABC transporter substrate-binding protein, whose product MKKTVLYLVVALMLVLAACGNNSEKEQSKSNTKGTNETVKIENNYKMRGEKKDGSDAKKVKETVEVPKNPKNAVVLDYGALDVMKEMGLADKVKALPKGEGGKSLPNFLESFKDDKYTNVGNLKEVNFDKIAATKPEVIFISGRTANQKNLDEFKKAAPKAKIVYVGADEKNLIGSMKQITENIGKIYDKEDKAKALNKDLDNKIASMKDKTKHFNKTVMYLLVNEGELSTFGPKGRFGGLVYDTLGFNAVDKKVSNSNHGQNVSNEYVNKENPDVILAMDRGQAISGKSTAKQALNNPVLKNVKAIKEDKVYNLDPKLWYFSAGSTTTTIKQIDELEKVVK is encoded by the coding sequence ATGAAGAAAACAGTCTTATATTTAGTAGTAGCATTAATGTTAGTGTTAGCAGCATGTGGTAACAACTCTGAAAAAGAACAATCAAAATCGAATACTAAAGGTACAAATGAAACAGTAAAAATTGAAAATAACTACAAAATGCGTGGCGAGAAAAAAGACGGTAGCGATGCTAAAAAAGTTAAAGAAACTGTTGAAGTACCAAAGAATCCTAAAAATGCAGTTGTATTAGATTATGGTGCACTTGATGTCATGAAAGAAATGGGATTAGCTGATAAAGTTAAAGCATTACCAAAAGGTGAAGGTGGTAAATCATTACCGAATTTCCTAGAGTCATTTAAGGATGATAAATATACTAATGTAGGTAATTTGAAAGAAGTAAACTTTGATAAAATTGCTGCAACTAAACCGGAAGTAATATTTATTTCTGGACGTACAGCAAATCAAAAGAATTTAGATGAATTTAAAAAGGCAGCACCTAAAGCAAAAATAGTTTATGTTGGTGCTGATGAGAAAAATTTAATTGGTTCAATGAAACAAATTACTGAAAACATCGGTAAAATTTACGACAAAGAAGATAAAGCTAAAGCATTAAATAAAGATTTAGATAATAAAATTGCATCTATGAAAGATAAAACGAAACATTTCAATAAAACTGTAATGTATTTACTAGTTAACGAAGGTGAATTATCAACGTTTGGACCTAAAGGACGTTTTGGTGGATTAGTATATGATACATTAGGATTCAATGCTGTTGATAAAAAAGTAAGTAATAGCAATCATGGACAAAATGTTTCTAATGAATATGTAAACAAAGAAAATCCAGATGTAATTTTAGCGATGGATAGAGGACAAGCTATAAGTGGTAAATCGACAGCTAAACAAGCGTTAAATAACCCAGTATTGAAAAACGTTAAAGCGATTAAAGAAGATAAAGTTTATAACTTAGATCCAAAATTATGGTATTTTTCAGCTGGATCAACTACAACTACAATTAAACAAATTGATGAACTTGAAAAAGTTGTAAAATAA